Proteins from one Nicotiana tabacum cultivar K326 chromosome 23, ASM71507v2, whole genome shotgun sequence genomic window:
- the LOC107832388 gene encoding putative aspartic proteinase GIP2, translating into MSSSSYCLLHLCFLLIISSITCLAQTTTSHPKTLFLAVKKDPSTLQYITKIHQRTPLVPLKLAIHLGGESLWVDCEQDYESSTYKPARCNSRQCNLARSTACGSCHTGTGTRPGCNSNACYNVVENPIIDTIYTGGEIAGDVLSIVSVNGTFPGPVATMSSFIFSCSPSYLTRSLGKDVKGMIGFGQQSPVSLATQFASAFRFSRKFAICLSSTKELDVNGIIYIGQSPYLFSPGYDASRDLIYTPIITYSPSIFINRPSSEYYIQVSSIKINGKTLPLNKTLLSLDKSGYGGTRISTTVPYTVLETSIYNAVTKAFVKEMPKEVRSVLAVQPFTTCFNSRDIGMSRLGYNAPEINFVLHKQNVHWKITGANSLVEVSGDVICLAFVEERRQESGQSIIIGGFQMQDNLIEFDLSKKRIGFSNSLFFRQTMCSNQGFA; encoded by the coding sequence ATGTCGTCCTCTAGTTACTGTCTACTTCACCTTTGTTTTCTTCTCATAATATCATCAATTACTTGTCTAGCTCAAACCACTACTTCCCATCCTAAAACTTTATTCCTTGCAGTTAAGAAAGATCCCTCCACTCTACAATACATAACTAAAATTCATCAAAGAACACCTCTTGTCCCTCTTAAACTAGCCATCCATCTTGGTGGCGAAAGCCTATGGGTGGATTGTGAACAAGACTACGAAAGCTCCACTTACAAGCCAGCTCGTTGCAATTCAAGGCAATGTAATCTTGCTAGGTCAACCGCCTGCGGAAGTTGTCATACAGGAACTGGTACACGACCGGGTTGTAACAGCAACGCTTGTTATAACGTTGTTGAAAACCCCATTATTGATACCATCTACACCGGTGGTGAAATCGCCGGGGATGTTTTGTCAATCGTATCAGTCAATGGAACATTTCCAGGTCCTGTAGCAACCATGTCAAGCTTTATATTTAGCTGCAGTCCTTCATATTTAACCAGAAGTCTCGGTAAAGATGTTAAGGGAATGATTGGTTTTGGACAGCAGAGTCCAGTATCACTTGCTACTCAATTTGCATCAGCGTTTAGGTTCAGCAGAAAGTTTGCCATTTGCTTGAGCTCAACAAAGGAATTAGATGTTAATGGTATAATATATATTGGACAGAGCCCTTATTTATTTAGTCCTGGCTATGATGCCTCACGTGATCTTATCTACACTCCTATTATTACCTACTCACCTAGTATTTTCATCAATAGGCCCTCCTCAGAATATTATATTCAAGTTTCATCCATTAAGATCAATGGAAAAACGTTACCACTTAATAAAACATTGCTGTCTTTGGATAAAAGTGGATACGGTGGGACAAGAATAAGCACGACTGTTCCTTACACTGTATTAGAGACATCTATTTACAATGCAGTAACCAAAGCTTTTGTTAAAGAGATGCCAAAAGAGGTGAGATCAGTACTCGCAGTGCAACCTTTTACAACTTGCTTCAATTCGAGAGATATTGGTATGTCACGACTTGGTTACAATGCTCCTGAAATTAATTTCGTTCTCCACAAGCAAAATGTGCACTGGAAAATTACTGGAGCAAACTCATTGGTAGAAGTTAGTGGAGATGTCATATGTCTAGCTTTTGTTGAAGAACGACGCCAAGAATCGGGACAATCAATTATCATTGGTGGATTTCAGATGCAGGACAACCTTATAGAGTTTGATCTTTCGAAGAAAAGAATAGGTTTCAGTAACTCTCTCTTTTTCCGTCAAACTATGTGTTCGAATCAAGGCTTTGCTTAG